A single genomic interval of Helianthus annuus cultivar XRQ/B chromosome 6, HanXRQr2.0-SUNRISE, whole genome shotgun sequence harbors:
- the LOC110865028 gene encoding protein NLP9 — protein MMSDKIILEQPTVPSSGESRYMTHLWVSGYVEPPERLHHSDPSQLLAVGSLYHQEITYKIRAALKILTFREQHVLVQFWSPHDVGKHQMLTTKDQPFGLGVASEKLCSYRKDSERKAFLVDKDHEEDDVSPPARVFRRGLPEWTSDITKYETKDFPQQDCAIRCKLHGYLAFPVFDSTTGLCVGVLELLTFSKLKDVAYEVKHIHRVLKTVNLASPQVFEAFDVPASNVSNERSNNESDKIYDILKRVCDTHRLPLAQTWTLSPFTCYFAHENGIEKGCCSFDTRCVGKVCMSTALPRYVLDMNTWTFFEASKTCHLEKSRGVAGRALSSRGSCFCGDVTKLDVEEYPLVHHAHISRLTGCFAIFLHSIEGKNDFVLEFFLPSDINDSRHVPDLVQTLKQSIEAASGFELGDGSAMEIVGSPTDSSLNEMVSSDLESVVADADVADQWSSTKEDRKRKRDSDTEQSTSGDSDTEQSTSTVMVNVTFNKSKTQFAFPLFRGLSKLKRKVAKRFKLESQKLKLEYIDEENDKILICRNDDLKPALDASGSNCSMNLICSEIIY, from the exons ATGATGTCTGACAAGATCATTCTAGAACAACCGACGGTTCCAAGTTCTGGTGAGTCGAGATACATGACACATCTCTGGGTTTCTGGATATGTAGAGCCACCAGAGAGACTCCATCATTCCGATCCATCTCAGTTGTTAGCCGTCG GTTCCTTGTATCATCAGGAAATAACGTATAAGATAAGAGCTGCACTAAAGATCTTAACGTTCCGTGAGCAACATGTTCTTGTTCAGTTTTGGTCGCCTCATGACGTTGGCAAACACCAAATGCTTACAACCAAAGATCAACCATTCGGTCTTGGTGTGGCCAGTGAAAAATTGTGTTCTTATAGGAAGGACTCTGAACGCAAAGCTTTTCTTGTGGACAAGGATCACGAAGAAGACGATGTTAGTCCTCCTGCACGAGTATTCAGGCGAGGATTGCCAGAGTGGACTTCTGATATAACCAAGTACGAGACGAAAGATTTTCCACAACAAGACTGCGCGATCCGTTGCAAGCTTCATGGGTATCTGGCTTTCCCAGTGTTTGATTCTACTACAGGGTTATGTGTCGGTGTGCTTGAGCTTTTGACATTTTCCAAGTTGAAGGATGTTGCTTATGAGGTTAAACATATTCACCGGGTGCTTAAG ACGGTGAATCTAGCAAGCCCACAAGTTTTTGAAGCATTTGATGTCCCTGCTTCAAAT GTTTCAAATGAGCGTAGCAACAATGAGTCGGATAAAATCTATGATATTTTGAAACGTGTTTGTGACACCCATAGGCTACCTCTTGCGCAGACATGGACCTTGTCCCCATTCACTTGTTATTTTGCCCATGAAAATGGTATTGAGAAGGGTTGTTGTAGTTTCGACACTAGATGCGTCGGGAAAGTTTGCATGTCAACTGCTCTACCTCGTTATGTCCTAGACATGAACACGTGGACATTCTTTGAAGCAAGTAAGACGTGCCACCTGGAAAAGTCTCGGGGAGTTGCTGGTAGGGCATTGTCGTCCCGTGGTTCTTGTTTTTGCGGAGATGTAACCAAACTCGATGTAGAAGAGTATCCTTTGGTCCACCATGCGCACATTAGCAGGTTAACCGGCTGCTTTGCaatcttcttgcatagcattgaaGGAAAAAACGATTTTGTGCTGGAGTTTTTCTTACCATCGGACATCAACGACAGCAGACATGTACCGGACTTGGTCCAAACGTTGAAGCAGAGTATCGAGGCTGCCTCCGGTTTTGAATTGGGTGACGGGTCAGCCATGGAAATTGTTGGTTCACCTACGGATTCGTCTTTAAACGAAATGGTCTCATCGGATTTAGAGTCGGTTGTGGCAGATGCGGACGTCGCCGACCAATGGTCGTCAACAAAAGAAGACAGAAAGCGTAAAAGAGATTCAGATACAGAACAATCTACTAGCGGAGATTCAGATACAGAACAATCTACTAGCACAGTGATGGTGAACGTAACTTTTAACAAGTCTAAGACGCAGTTCGCTTTTCCTCTTTTTCGCGGACTGTCAAAATTGAAAAGGAAAGTTGCAAAAAGGTTCAAGCTAGAGAGTCAGAAGCTTAAACTAGAATACATTGATGAAGAGAATGACAAGATACTCATTTGTCGTAACGATGACTTGAAGCCTGCTCTGGATGCTTCGGGTAGTAACTGCAGTATGAATTTAATCTGTTCAGAGATTATTTATTAG
- the LOC110865029 gene encoding uncharacterized protein LOC110865029 isoform X1: MIMHRSMKGGQEKEVETPPGDEEENTPNVEIQERGDIYFFYRPKVGEEDPHTSDDVQRLYIVLRPHTSSQDKQQQEKKKKKKKEPPQEEKSMLLRLIVMGKKSLPDPSKRGRPYWGFVELVTTKIQDIKDALKGGLDHSNGSYLWFEEYDTKTRGHRHKPAARALGEGVYRILKHHSGKKMHTHLIYKLEFPSEGAENQPQEELNVEREASFLIQIKNPIQGQFKTKTTKKKKKKSIFPAHLQGQFGKLRYHGADPPDFLNYEGCEFLLISASDEIHEELGLEIEVDRSCSDLVNTFGETVSADALLRGIWV, translated from the exons ATGATCATGCACCGATCGATGAAGGGAGGGCAAGAGAAAGAAGTAGAAACGCCACCAGGAGATGAGGAGGAGAATACACCGAATGTCGAGATTCAG GAAAGAGGGGATATATATTTCTTTTACAGACCAAAAGTAGGCGAAGAAGACCCACATACCTCCGACGACGTGCAGAGATTGTACATCGTTTTAAGGCCCCACACTTCCAGTCAAGATAAGCAGCAgcaggagaagaagaagaagaagaagaaagaaccACCTcaa GAGGAGAAAAGTATGCTGCTGAGGTTGATTGTCATGGGAAAGAAAAGCCTTCCTGATCCATCCAAGAGGGGCAGACCCTACTGGGGGTTTGTGGAGTTGGTCACCACCAAGATTCAGGATATTAAGGATGCTCTTAAAGGAGGTTTGGATCATAGTAACGGGTCGTATTTGTGGTTTG AGGAATACGATACAAAGACGAGGGGACACAGACACAAGCCTGCAGCAAGGGCATTAGGAGAAGGCGTGTACCGAATACTTAAGCACCACAGCGGAAAGAAGATGCACACCCATCTGATTTACAAGCTAGAATTCCCATCGGAAGGAGCAGAGAACCAACCACAGGAGGAGTTAAACGTAGAAAGGGAGGCTTCTTTCCTGATACAAATCAAGAATCCTATCCAAGGACAGTTTAAAACGAAGACgacaaagaagaagaagaaaaagtcgATATTTCCGGCCCACCTGCAAGGGCAGTTTGGAAAGCTACGTTACCATGGTGCAGACCCTCCCGACTTTCTAAACTACGAAGGTTGCGAGTTCTTACTCATATCAGCATCCGATGAGATACACGAGGAGCTCGGGTTGGAGATTGAAGTAGATCGTTCTTGCTCCGACCTTGTTAACACGTTCGGGGAGACCGTTTCTGCAGATGCTCTTCTCAGAGGCATTTGGGTTTGA
- the LOC110865029 gene encoding uncharacterized protein LOC110865029 isoform X2 has protein sequence MIMHRSMKGGQEKEVETPPGDEEENTPNVEIQERGDIYFFYRPKVGEEDPHTSDDVQRLYIVLRPHTSSQDKQQQEKKKKKKKEPPQEEKSMLLRLIVMGKKSLPDPSKRGRPYWGFVELVTTKIQDIKDALKGEEYDTKTRGHRHKPAARALGEGVYRILKHHSGKKMHTHLIYKLEFPSEGAENQPQEELNVEREASFLIQIKNPIQGQFKTKTTKKKKKKSIFPAHLQGQFGKLRYHGADPPDFLNYEGCEFLLISASDEIHEELGLEIEVDRSCSDLVNTFGETVSADALLRGIWV, from the exons ATGATCATGCACCGATCGATGAAGGGAGGGCAAGAGAAAGAAGTAGAAACGCCACCAGGAGATGAGGAGGAGAATACACCGAATGTCGAGATTCAG GAAAGAGGGGATATATATTTCTTTTACAGACCAAAAGTAGGCGAAGAAGACCCACATACCTCCGACGACGTGCAGAGATTGTACATCGTTTTAAGGCCCCACACTTCCAGTCAAGATAAGCAGCAgcaggagaagaagaagaagaagaagaaagaaccACCTcaa GAGGAGAAAAGTATGCTGCTGAGGTTGATTGTCATGGGAAAGAAAAGCCTTCCTGATCCATCCAAGAGGGGCAGACCCTACTGGGGGTTTGTGGAGTTGGTCACCACCAAGATTCAGGATATTAAGGATGCTCTTAAAGGAG AGGAATACGATACAAAGACGAGGGGACACAGACACAAGCCTGCAGCAAGGGCATTAGGAGAAGGCGTGTACCGAATACTTAAGCACCACAGCGGAAAGAAGATGCACACCCATCTGATTTACAAGCTAGAATTCCCATCGGAAGGAGCAGAGAACCAACCACAGGAGGAGTTAAACGTAGAAAGGGAGGCTTCTTTCCTGATACAAATCAAGAATCCTATCCAAGGACAGTTTAAAACGAAGACgacaaagaagaagaagaaaaagtcgATATTTCCGGCCCACCTGCAAGGGCAGTTTGGAAAGCTACGTTACCATGGTGCAGACCCTCCCGACTTTCTAAACTACGAAGGTTGCGAGTTCTTACTCATATCAGCATCCGATGAGATACACGAGGAGCTCGGGTTGGAGATTGAAGTAGATCGTTCTTGCTCCGACCTTGTTAACACGTTCGGGGAGACCGTTTCTGCAGATGCTCTTCTCAGAGGCATTTGGGTTTGA